The nucleotide sequence aaagccctGTTCCTGAAAGACTTCCAAACTTTTAACATTTTGTCTTTTGAGAAGTCTGTGGAGGAAATGATGTTGAGGGTCAAGGTGTTTACTTTTGGTGACTTGGATTCATTGAGTGTTTGGTTTTCTTTGATGGTGGAGAAAGAAGGGGGATCTGGGGAGAAAGAGACCTTCAAGGAGTGACTACAGGGAGGGAGTAAGTTGTGGGGGCGAAGTGGCTGTTTGGCAGGGTGGGTAGGTGTtgctgtttctttgcctttttctttcggAAAGAAGCTTACTCAGAGTGGAAGCCTCAGTGCACTCTGAGTCAATTGGTTTAGCCTTGGGGAAGAGATGATTGGGAATATTTCTTCCAAACCACCAACTGCAGTGGATGGTGGATGGAGAACTATGGAAGACATGATTTTTTAGCTTGACCTCcaccatatttaattttttcactcCAGGGAACATTCCAGCTTCTAGAGGGTAGAGACATAGTGAGGCAGTGCTCTCGGGAGCTGAGAGCCTATAGAGCTGCCAAGCCTGGTTTCTGAAGCTGGTTTGGAATGGAAACCAACTGAAGCTGGTTTCCATTCCCTTGACCTCAAGACATGTGGAGTTTGGGAtggaaaagagtggatatgtTTGTTCCAGTGTCTCAGTTCATAAAGATTCAAAAAGAAGGTAATGAAAGTGTGTCTCCCATATGTGAACCAGGTTGAATTTCTATTTGGGCTGGATATTAAGAATACAGGGGACAGGGGCAGGCTGCCAGCAGGCCTCTTCATAAGGAAGCAGATTTCTTACTCTTCTTCTGCCACCTTTTTCCTTATTTATCTTAAGGCTCAGTTGGTATTGAGCCTGatagtatttactgagcattcaCATTACACTAAGCATGATACTAAGGCTTTACTATCTTTGAATGTAAAATTTTGTCTTAAGGTTAAAACTGTTGTCTACTTGTCTTATAGGAAATAGTGAATCtgcaagtttttcttttaaattagccATGAATGTAGCATTTtgtcaaaatgtatttttagcaTGCTAATGCTAAAAGTAAACCTTGTGTAAAGAAAAACTGACATTTCTAATTAAGACTTTTCTTCTTTTAGGAAGGCACCAGAGTAGTTCAACCCATATTTTTGGGGAAAATGGTTAGTTATGTTGAAAACTACGATCCCAGCGATTCTGCCGCTTTGCATGAAGCCTACGGCTACGCGGCAGGGCTGAGCGCCTGCGTGCTCGTGTGGGCCGTTCTGCACCACTTGTACTTCTACCACATGCAGCGCGTGGGGATGAGGCTGAGAGTAGCCGTGTGCCATATGATCTACCGCAAGGTGAGTGTCACTCGGTACCATGGTGTGTTCCTCCCCTGGAGCATCAGAAATATTTTGGGGAAGTTCtctgtaaattaaaaattttgtaacTGGGATCATTTATACTTTGCTAGGGCTTCCAGATGATGGTTCAGtgttaaggaatctgcctgccaatgcaggagacacaggttcagtccctgggtcttaaagatcccgtggagaaggaaagggcaacccactccaatattcttgccgggagaattccctggagcctggcaggctacagtccatagggctgcaaagagttggacatgactgagtgactgaagagaaacagagaagctTATTTGCATCAAGCCAAGTTTGTTGTCCTTTAAGCAAACtttacaaatatataataaaaatttttctatTGAGATCAGGTCAAGGCTGCCTTTGATGACTTTTAGTCATAGGCTGTTACACAATATCTACTAAATTTGTAacaaaatctaattaaaaaatacGTACCAAAAATATCACAttgattttcagtgttttcaTGCCCAAAGTAGTATTgatggaaatgttttttttttgttgttgttcattaaaACCTTCATTTATATCAAAGTTGTATTTGAAAGTGAACTTCAGTGATTGGATTAAATCTaggaaatttaatttataaaattaaatctaGGAGAACAAAATGTGTTTGAGAAAGGGAATGATTACATTTTTATCTGGCCCATTTACTCATATTCAGTAACATTGTGTTaactaaagaaaaatgtaaatagaaTCTAGGCCATATACAGACTTACTcactatattatataattatgattGTTTTAAGGTATTAAAGAAAATAGTTGGATATTTGGGATAAAACTTGAAATTTTCCATTGTCCTTGGCAAATTTGGAGAGAATTTGTGGCAGttcattcaaattattttcataattaaatatttcctttttgtctttagcATGCATTATAGCAGTTTAATAAGACCTGATTTGATGTGTTCAGTGATTTTCTATTGAGAGATGCCATAgaattattttatagtttattttggtCTTAGGTAATATAAAAAGAGTAAGAATTTCAGGTGTCTTTATGAAGAAATTGTCACAGATGCACTATGTCAGGAGCTAAAGACTCTGTATAAACTTGTTCTTGTGTATCTTGTTGctctgggttgtttgctttttttcaaaTCCTTACTtgactgtattgtatacttgtaAGTTGCTGAGAGTGAGCTCATCTCACATACACAAAATGATAACTTCATGAGATGATGAATATGTTAGTTGGTTTTACTATAGAAATCATTTCCCAATGTGTATTTTTAACAAAACATCATGTTGtgcaccttaaatatatataatttttattaaaaaaatccttATTGGAAACTAAACCAAGCAATTTAAATCAAAGTTATTGCTTCTTTTACCTGGTTTCTACTTATTTAGAGATTCTGTTTCTTAGGAATGGTTTTCTTTGCAAAATGTAAgtgtcttctcttctttccttgagCAGAGTCTTATTAATGTCAGGGCTGTGTGAATCCACTGCCCTGACATCTCATGGTCTGTGTTTGGCTATTGCACGTGAGCAGGTTTCCTCTTGGGTGATGCGGAAATGGCAGCGGTGCCCGTACACTCTAGTCAGGGGTCTTCCTTGTCCTCCATCGTCATCTTGTGTAcatgtgtgcttgctcagtcgctaagttgtgctctgtgaccccatgagctgtagcccaccaagctcctctgtccatggactttcccaggcaagaatataagagtgcattgccatttcctcctccaggagaggtagatttttaaccactgagccaccagggaagccctagtctcTTTTGCAGTCCACCATTTAGCAGATAAATATTTAGATTTCCCCACAAATGATGTTTGTCTTCCTAGATCATGCTTGGCTCCCATAAATATGCATGAAATTCACCAGAACTATACTGTGAAAGCCTTAAGTTAGGTGTGAGCTGATGGTTCAGTCAAAGCTAACTCTTCGCTGTACAGGTGAGCCATAGTGCAcctgtttttattctttccaaCTAACACTTTGGAACATCACCTTTGGGAAATCTGATCTGATGTGGCACATATGCTTGTGTGAAGATAAATTTCTCCCAAAGGTGTTCATTTGCTGGCTTGATTATGCCTGGAAGAACTGTCCCTGTATGAAGTCAGGAATTTTAGAGGTTAAACCATGgactttatctgaaattcaagaaATGTGGGAAAGACAAATTCCCTTGTGCCTAGCCTTGCATCTagggcatccctggtagctcagatgttaaagaatatgcctgcaatgaaggagacctgggttcaatttctgggtcaggaagatcccttggagaaggaaatggcagcttgctggggtccagcctcagcaaaGTCCAGGGATACCCTCGGATGAACGGTGTTGgcgaaaagaaagagagagagagaatgacacGGGGAGGTGAAGCTTTGGTGAGCAAGGCCCgtagctttattttcaaaaggagctttTATACCCTTAGTTGTACATAGagaataatggaagatgcagagtcatgcagggtcagcagccctgacccttatttgaaccaggctttctttctgcatacctatctgtatacacaggtcttaggtgatttacatcatcctctggccaggaggcctgttaacattttatgaccctttttttctgataaaggtcagtcaaccagaaaacttattttctctaaaaGTGTTTTTTATCTAAAGTCTGGTACCACTCTcagaaagtactaaataaagttacattcttccTAGTTCAAGGGTACATTGGGTTacaacaaagagagaaaatgtaTTAAGTCAAGGTCTAATGTTATTAATGCCAAGGCTACTACTTATTTTTTCTATGTATCAACTATATTAATCAATGCGTTCCCAGATACACAATgagtaaaagatatgaaaactcggcagcaagcattggctcaacaattaAACCCTCCACCAGtactattctaataatttttaactcctctggggcttccctggtggctcagaggttaaagagtctgcctgcaatgcaggagacctgggttcaatcctgggttgggaagatcccctggagaaggaaatggcaacccactccactattctggcctggagaatcccatggacagaggagcctggtgggctacagtccacgggttcccaaagagtcggacatgactgagtgacttccactttctaCAGGCTCTAtattttttagaatgttttaaacTTCCCGTGCCTATCACAGTTGgcaggctgtgaacaatcacatgcatagttgtaaaagtctagataaacctgtcaggcaagttagaaagccatcagaggggtttaaaTTGAAACACtcctattatgcccaggagacttattaactaaagccctaaagttaactttttccagagaaaggtggtcagggattgctggggtccagccccggtggatgcAGGacattcgaaggggagacggagttgGCGATCAGGAAAGAATAGGCTTAATTAAGtattaattaaagatataaagagagatagaATAAGGATAGCTCAGTGGaaaaatcagtggagaaaagaggctgaataacttggtttacgtggaataccaataaaacctcgagacaagaggtttgcactaCCTATGTAGGGCCGCAGGCATCCTCctgttctcccgaaggagaggagacaCTAAGGCCTCCCCGGTCAGATCTTACAAGCCTAGGCATAATTAGCAGACTTGGCAGGCATCCATGCtacagatgggaattcagccagaaaaatggagaacaagaaagaacgacatgggagAATTAGTCTCTCCAggaactgatccgatttctttatttttcaggtttgcttatataccatttgttacacatagagacaaatggaaatttcaaagtcacgcgggggtcagcagcaGTCcttacctttatcaaaatcaggtgctttatataaatatatacaaaaggtcttaggtggttttacatcatcttctggccatgaggcctgcccgacattttatggccctttcttctgataacggtcagttaccagaaaacttattcttccaggggtgatttttcttaaaccaggtgccaccctctgaaggcaccagataaagttgcatttctatagggtgaaggtgcagtgggttacaattaagaaaggaatttacttagcctaaggtataacatgattaatatcaaaggttaatacttatttctcctatatgctagttatattcattataagggcagggaatatggagatttagcagcaaatattggcccaacaaatgaaaaacccttcaccaatataattcctaatcaacccactatactatactaataattttctaacttctcaaaagaatctgtatttagaaagtttaaagcatcccgtgcctctcatggttgggaggctgtgaacaattacatgtggctggatgaacctgctcaggcaggctggagaaacttcagaggagtttgtaagttgaaacactcttgtcacacgcccaagaatttttattaacttagagctctaagttaactccttcttt is from Capra hircus breed San Clemente unplaced genomic scaffold, ASM170441v1, whole genome shotgun sequence and encodes:
- the LOC108635179 gene encoding multidrug resistance-associated protein 4-like; translation: MVSYVENYDPSDSAALHEAYGYAAGLSACVLVWAVLHHLYFYHMQRVGMRLRVAVCHMIYRKALRLSSSAMRKTTTGQVVNLLSNDVNRFDQ